From a region of the Halomonas sp. HL-93 genome:
- a CDS encoding MFS transporter, whose amino-acid sequence MLRFSSPYHRDLTWRYFALFVAIGLMGGLLGPALPHFAAMTESSMSQIAVLFTARALGNMAGALITGVLIDHASGHRVLFGMALVGVLGLLLTPFSPSLALLTAMLGVLGFAEVSLNAGGNTLLLWLHKESSGPNVSALHFCFGVGNMLTPLVIMVALAITGQFQWAFWVVASCLLMVIVPITRYASPVKPHAHNEPGTSRVIKHRDPLLLGLLMLLFALYVGLEITFAGWITAYGILSGSPTAQAALLATLFWLALSAGRLLAIPLLRWSSPWAVLVGGLLLGMATAGALHALWLPLGVGALLFGLAASAFFPTLFTLSNHVMEIRGRTTGAIFMAASLGALIIPSITGPLLDRFGAQAFPPLLGGLLLLLSIGLLALALRLRWLASKPVLALE is encoded by the coding sequence ATGCTGCGTTTTTCATCGCCCTACCATCGCGACCTCACTTGGCGCTACTTTGCACTTTTTGTGGCGATTGGCTTAATGGGTGGCTTGCTTGGTCCTGCGCTACCTCATTTCGCCGCCATGACCGAGTCCAGCATGAGCCAGATTGCCGTGCTGTTTACCGCTCGCGCCCTGGGAAACATGGCCGGAGCCTTGATCACCGGTGTACTCATCGACCACGCTAGCGGCCATCGTGTGCTATTCGGTATGGCGTTAGTCGGTGTACTAGGGCTGTTACTGACACCTTTTAGCCCATCGCTTGCGCTGTTGACCGCCATGTTGGGGGTGCTGGGTTTTGCTGAGGTGTCGCTCAACGCGGGGGGCAATACGCTGCTGTTGTGGCTACATAAAGAATCGTCGGGGCCAAACGTTAGCGCACTGCATTTCTGCTTTGGGGTGGGCAATATGCTTACCCCGTTGGTCATCATGGTCGCACTAGCGATAACGGGACAGTTTCAGTGGGCGTTTTGGGTCGTCGCGAGCTGTTTATTGATGGTGATTGTCCCTATTACTCGATACGCGAGTCCTGTGAAACCACACGCTCATAATGAACCCGGCACATCGCGCGTCATCAAACACCGTGACCCGCTGTTGCTGGGGCTACTCATGCTGCTGTTTGCGCTGTATGTGGGTCTCGAAATCACCTTTGCGGGATGGATTACCGCCTACGGCATACTATCGGGGTCACCGACTGCGCAGGCCGCCTTGCTGGCTACGCTATTCTGGCTTGCCCTCTCGGCGGGCCGACTTCTGGCTATTCCCCTATTGCGCTGGTCTTCGCCCTGGGCGGTTCTGGTCGGCGGTTTACTGTTAGGTATGGCGACCGCCGGCGCTTTGCATGCACTATGGCTACCGCTGGGTGTCGGCGCGCTATTGTTCGGCCTAGCCGCTTCAGCGTTTTTCCCCACCTTATTTACGCTGAGCAACCATGTAATGGAGATACGCGGGCGCACTACGGGGGCCATTTTCATGGCGGCCAGTCTCGGCGCACTGATTATCCCCTCAATCACGGGCCCGCTGCTGGATCGATTTGGCGCACAGGCCTTTCCACCGCTACTAGGCGGGCTTCTTTTACTATTGAGTATTGGCCTGTTGGCGTTAGCCCTGCGCTTGCGCTGGCTAGCCTCAAAACCAGTGCTTGCGCTTGAATAG
- a CDS encoding magnesium transporter CorA family protein: MIRTLLTTPEGDIHEGGEPLIELWRQTPGSHIWVDMQGESQASERRLLEGFECHPMAIQDAHKERHPPKIEEFEHHTLIIYRGISSFDAQLNFVPQQVCFFIGERFLLTLHPGEALSIERLFNEQGRALLAHSPEHVALRVMYLSAGFYIDSLLEFEVELSDLEDELLDNGNDVLMRKIIAYRSRLVKMRRIFSYHKGITQELTAYDYAHLPREESETRHAITDVEERFERLYTLTQMYYDICGDLVNGYISISSHQLNITMRVLTVITAIFVPLTFIVGVYGMNFEYIPELGYRYGYFFVWGVMLGIGGMLIWLFKRKHWF, translated from the coding sequence ATGATTCGTACACTGTTAACCACTCCCGAGGGGGATATACACGAAGGTGGTGAACCGCTTATCGAGCTATGGCGGCAAACGCCGGGTAGCCATATTTGGGTGGACATGCAAGGTGAAAGTCAAGCCAGTGAGCGGCGCCTTTTAGAAGGCTTCGAATGCCATCCAATGGCCATCCAAGATGCTCACAAAGAGCGCCATCCACCGAAAATCGAAGAATTCGAGCACCACACGCTGATCATTTATCGCGGCATCTCGTCGTTTGATGCCCAGTTGAACTTCGTCCCCCAGCAAGTGTGTTTTTTTATCGGTGAACGCTTCCTGTTGACCCTGCATCCAGGGGAGGCATTAAGCATTGAGCGCTTGTTTAACGAACAAGGGCGCGCACTGCTGGCGCATTCGCCCGAGCATGTGGCGCTCAGGGTGATGTACTTGTCGGCCGGGTTTTATATCGACAGCCTGCTGGAATTTGAAGTTGAACTCAGCGACCTGGAAGACGAGTTGCTCGACAACGGTAACGATGTGCTGATGCGTAAAATCATCGCCTACCGGTCGCGGTTGGTAAAAATGCGCCGAATCTTCAGCTATCACAAAGGCATCACCCAAGAGCTAACCGCCTACGACTACGCTCATCTACCCCGCGAAGAGAGCGAAACCCGACACGCGATTACTGATGTAGAAGAACGCTTTGAGCGGCTTTATACCCTAACGCAAATGTACTATGACATTTGCGGCGACTTGGTGAATGGCTACATTTCAATTTCATCACACCAGCTCAATATCACCATGCGGGTGCTCACGGTGATTACCGCCATCTTTGTGCCGCTCACGTTTATTGTCGGTGTCTACGGCATGAATTTCGAATATATTCCGGAGCTTGGCTATCGCTACGGCTATTTCTTTGTTTGGGGGGTAATGCTGGGTATCGGCGGCATGCTGATCTGGCTATTCAAGCGCAAGCACTGGTTTTGA
- a CDS encoding diguanylate cyclase domain-containing protein: MNFPILPDEEARLAALYELALLDTPEEPAFDRVTRLVTQLLNVPTSTVTLIDAKRQWIKSRVGTELSETSRDVAFCAYTIAETVPLVVEDTREDPRFADNPLVTQADGVRFYAGIPLRTSKGLALGSLCAVDTRPRRLSEAQLDALKDLGAIVTDEIHLRERFLFEKHRREASQASLEALHLDLENQIERRTRELNLVIESAYDAYVSIDDNDIVLDWNRAAATMFGWSRKEALARPIQQLVFPDGVPEGDHKTPVTYYAACRDGSPLPVEIRIKALDIDGKSLRSLFLHDVTERLQLERLRDQQAREDVLTLLPNRRALDERLPEAMARTRRQQTALAVLFMDLDGFKAVNDLHGHSAGDGLLREVAKRLTAGVRETDYVARWAGDEFVVLLESVASEAAERIARQLVETIEKPIRLADVEVDVSASIGVALYKPGVDETAQELLKRADVAMYNAKHNGKAQVCMADAPA; the protein is encoded by the coding sequence ATGAACTTCCCTATTCTGCCCGATGAAGAGGCTCGTCTGGCAGCCCTTTACGAATTGGCGCTGCTGGATACGCCGGAAGAACCCGCGTTTGATCGGGTGACGCGGCTGGTTACCCAGTTACTGAATGTGCCTACCTCGACCGTCACGCTGATTGACGCGAAACGCCAATGGATTAAATCGCGGGTAGGAACAGAACTTAGTGAAACCTCCCGCGACGTGGCATTTTGCGCTTACACGATTGCGGAAACCGTACCGCTGGTGGTTGAAGATACCCGTGAAGACCCGCGCTTTGCTGATAATCCGCTGGTGACGCAAGCCGATGGCGTACGTTTTTACGCGGGCATCCCGCTACGTACGTCAAAGGGTCTGGCACTAGGGTCGCTGTGTGCCGTGGATACCCGGCCGCGACGACTTAGCGAAGCCCAGCTCGACGCCTTGAAAGACCTGGGGGCGATTGTTACCGACGAAATCCACCTGCGCGAACGGTTCTTATTTGAAAAGCACCGCCGGGAGGCGTCGCAGGCCTCGCTTGAAGCACTGCACCTTGATCTCGAAAACCAGATTGAACGACGCACTCGAGAGCTGAATCTGGTGATCGAGTCGGCCTATGATGCCTACGTCAGTATTGATGACAACGATATTGTTTTAGATTGGAATCGCGCCGCAGCGACGATGTTTGGTTGGTCGCGTAAAGAAGCGTTGGCGCGGCCTATTCAGCAGCTGGTCTTTCCTGACGGGGTGCCTGAAGGCGATCATAAAACGCCCGTTACCTATTACGCCGCCTGTCGTGACGGAAGCCCATTACCGGTAGAAATACGCATCAAGGCACTCGATATTGATGGGAAAAGTCTTCGCAGCTTGTTTCTGCACGATGTCACCGAACGCCTTCAATTGGAGCGCTTGCGCGATCAGCAGGCTCGCGAAGATGTCTTAACCCTGCTGCCCAATCGGCGCGCGCTGGATGAGCGGTTGCCAGAGGCCATGGCGCGTACCCGACGCCAGCAAACCGCGCTTGCCGTGTTGTTTATGGATTTGGATGGTTTTAAAGCCGTTAATGACCTCCACGGCCATAGCGCTGGTGACGGGCTGCTACGTGAGGTTGCCAAGCGCCTCACCGCGGGTGTGCGTGAGACCGACTATGTGGCTCGCTGGGCAGGGGATGAATTTGTTGTATTGCTGGAAAGTGTCGCGTCCGAGGCGGCCGAACGGATTGCCCGGCAGCTCGTCGAAACAATAGAAAAGCCCATTCGACTGGCGGATGTCGAGGTGGACGTTAGCGCCAGTATTGGTGTCGCGCTCTACAAGCCCGGTGTAGATGAAACGGCACAGGAACTGCTCAAGCGCGCTGATGTGGCGATGTATAACGCCAAGCATAATGGCAAAGCACAGGTCTGCATGGCCGACGCGCCCGCGTAA
- a CDS encoding sodium:solute symporter family transporter → MSYLTSAVLAAALGGFILLGLRARWADGTVDDYITARNSQSGASLGLSFLASGMGAWILFAPPEIGAFVGPVALTGYALGSALPFIVLGLYGPAIRRALPEGRSIAEFAQACFGTNVRRWVSLVSVAYMACFLAAELTAIGAITALLSDVPPALVVLGVALSTLAYTVLGGLRASLATDRWQAWLLVALLLIVSSVAYTHLPDMPTMSSMPKVPLSDALSVAITLVIAVTAANLFHQGYWQRVWAAQDSQSLGRGAWLGGGMTIAVVMVIGGLGMLASISGVELGDPPMPFFALLGNAPSWLALLALVLAVTLVASSVDTLQNAIASLMVSQHQQQGRSLTTARWLTVALMVPVVIIALQGLSVLRLFLVADLLCAAIVVPVLLGLWQRMTTAAAIGGGIAGLLGAVLPGWVTTSSLEAGLLAATFPNGIPTLGPFLGALLASSLVSVSWAKVAGNRAPWAKHG, encoded by the coding sequence ATGTCTTACCTAACATCAGCCGTGCTAGCCGCGGCACTCGGTGGTTTTATCCTGCTTGGTCTGCGCGCGCGCTGGGCCGATGGCACGGTCGATGACTATATCACGGCACGTAATTCACAGTCCGGGGCATCTCTTGGGCTGTCGTTTCTCGCGTCCGGCATGGGGGCGTGGATTCTGTTTGCGCCGCCGGAAATCGGTGCGTTTGTGGGGCCTGTGGCGCTGACCGGTTATGCCCTCGGTTCGGCGCTGCCGTTTATCGTATTAGGCCTTTATGGACCCGCTATTCGCCGGGCGTTGCCGGAAGGCAGAAGCATCGCTGAGTTCGCCCAGGCATGCTTTGGTACAAACGTGCGGCGCTGGGTTTCGCTGGTCTCAGTGGCCTATATGGCCTGCTTTTTAGCCGCAGAGCTGACGGCCATTGGCGCGATTACCGCTTTGCTTTCCGATGTGCCGCCCGCCCTGGTGGTACTTGGCGTTGCCTTGAGTACGCTTGCCTATACCGTGCTCGGAGGACTGCGGGCAAGCCTTGCCACCGATCGCTGGCAAGCTTGGCTGCTGGTCGCTTTGTTGCTCATCGTCAGCAGCGTGGCGTACACACACCTGCCCGATATGCCCACGATGTCGTCGATGCCAAAGGTGCCGTTAAGCGACGCGCTGAGCGTGGCGATAACGTTGGTGATCGCCGTCACCGCAGCCAATCTGTTTCACCAAGGTTACTGGCAACGGGTATGGGCCGCGCAGGATTCACAAAGTCTTGGTCGTGGTGCGTGGTTGGGTGGCGGTATGACCATCGCCGTAGTGATGGTGATTGGCGGCTTGGGGATGCTTGCCTCGATCAGCGGGGTTGAGTTGGGTGATCCGCCGATGCCGTTTTTTGCTTTACTGGGTAACGCACCCTCTTGGCTTGCACTATTGGCTCTCGTGCTAGCGGTGACGCTGGTGGCATCGAGCGTGGATACGCTGCAAAATGCGATTGCCTCGTTGATGGTGTCTCAGCATCAGCAGCAGGGCAGATCACTAACCACCGCCCGTTGGCTGACCGTTGCCTTGATGGTGCCGGTGGTTATCATCGCACTACAAGGGCTCTCGGTACTGCGGCTGTTTTTAGTCGCCGACCTACTGTGCGCCGCGATTGTCGTGCCGGTACTGCTGGGGCTATGGCAGCGTATGACAACTGCCGCCGCTATCGGCGGCGGCATCGCTGGATTATTAGGCGCCGTTTTACCCGGCTGGGTCACGACCAGTAGCTTGGAAGCAGGGCTGCTAGCTGCCACTTTCCCCAATGGCATTCCTACGCTTGGGCCTTTTTTGGGGGCGCTATTGGCTTCCTCATTGGTAAGCGTCAGTTGGGCAAAGGTGGCCGGTAACCGTGCGCCTTGGGCAAAGCATGGCTGA
- a CDS encoding CoA-acylating methylmalonate-semialdehyde dehydrogenase, protein MSVREIPMYIDGQPVTSQSQEWRDVVNPATQEVVARVPFCTAEEVERAVASAKTAFKEWRKVPLGKRMRIMLKLQALIREHTPELAALITEEHGKTLPDAEGEVGRGLEVVEHACSITSLQLGELAENAANEVDVYTMHQPLGVGAGITAFNFPIMLPCFMFPLAIATGNTFVLKPSEQDPSSTMRLVELAHEAGIPAGVLNVVHGGPEVANQIADHQDIKALSFIGSTHVGSLLYNRAAAAGKRMQAMMGAKNHCVVMPDANRSQAIDSLLGSAFGAAGQRCMANSVVVLVGEAREWLNDIVDGARSMKVGPGTQRDADLGPLVSPQAKERVERLITAGEKEGAKLMVDGRGCSVDGYPEGNFVGPTLFADVTAEMTVYREEIFGPVLCVVSVETLDDAIAFINGNPNGNGTSIFTNSGWVARRFETDIDVGQIGINVPIPVPVAYFSFTGSRGSKLGDLGPNGKQAIAFWTQTKTVTARWFEPENVSSGINSTISLS, encoded by the coding sequence ATGTCCGTTCGCGAAATCCCCATGTATATCGATGGTCAGCCGGTCACCTCTCAAAGCCAGGAGTGGCGCGATGTGGTGAATCCGGCCACCCAGGAAGTCGTGGCCCGTGTGCCTTTCTGCACTGCCGAGGAAGTCGAGCGTGCAGTTGCCAGCGCCAAAACGGCGTTCAAAGAATGGCGTAAAGTGCCGCTGGGCAAACGCATGCGCATCATGCTCAAGCTACAGGCGCTGATTCGCGAGCACACGCCCGAACTGGCGGCGCTGATTACCGAGGAGCACGGCAAAACCCTGCCGGACGCCGAAGGCGAGGTTGGGCGCGGGCTAGAGGTGGTTGAACACGCCTGCTCAATCACGTCGCTACAGCTTGGTGAGTTGGCTGAAAACGCTGCTAACGAAGTCGATGTGTATACCATGCACCAGCCGCTGGGCGTCGGGGCGGGCATTACTGCGTTTAACTTCCCGATTATGCTGCCCTGCTTTATGTTCCCACTGGCGATTGCTACCGGCAATACCTTTGTACTGAAGCCCTCTGAGCAGGACCCAAGCTCGACCATGCGCCTGGTTGAGCTTGCTCATGAAGCGGGCATTCCAGCAGGCGTATTAAACGTGGTCCATGGTGGCCCTGAGGTGGCCAATCAGATTGCCGATCACCAGGATATCAAGGCGTTGTCGTTCATCGGTTCGACCCATGTAGGCTCGCTGCTTTACAACCGCGCTGCCGCGGCGGGTAAACGCATGCAGGCGATGATGGGCGCTAAGAACCATTGCGTGGTGATGCCTGATGCCAACCGCAGCCAGGCGATTGATAGCCTGCTGGGCTCTGCTTTTGGTGCCGCCGGGCAGCGCTGTATGGCCAACTCAGTGGTGGTATTGGTGGGTGAAGCCCGCGAATGGCTGAATGACATTGTCGATGGTGCCCGCAGTATGAAAGTTGGCCCCGGTACCCAGCGCGATGCGGATTTGGGGCCGCTGGTATCTCCCCAAGCCAAAGAGCGGGTCGAGCGGTTAATTACCGCAGGAGAAAAAGAAGGCGCCAAGTTAATGGTCGACGGTCGAGGCTGTTCTGTGGACGGCTATCCGGAGGGTAATTTCGTAGGGCCGACACTGTTTGCCGACGTGACCGCAGAGATGACCGTCTACCGCGAGGAAATCTTTGGGCCAGTGCTCTGCGTGGTGAGCGTGGAAACCCTGGACGACGCCATCGCGTTCATCAACGGCAACCCCAACGGCAACGGTACCTCAATCTTTACCAACTCCGGCTGGGTCGCGCGGCGCTTTGAAACCGATATCGACGTAGGACAAATTGGTATTAACGTGCCGATTCCCGTGCCGGTCGCCTATTTCAGCTTTACCGGCTCGCGTGGGTCGAAGTTGGGTGACCTGGGGCCGAACGGCAAGCAGGCGATTGCCTTCTGGACACAAACTAAAACCGTGACCGCACGCTGGTTCGAACCGGAGAATGTCTCCAGCGGTATTAACAGCACGATTTCACTTAGCTAA
- a CDS encoding TRAP transporter large permease: MTLGVFLLLLLGAVPIALVLALTAMVYIYVSGNTVLFDSYPQQLFSAIDSYGLLAIPLFMLAGELMNEGGLTKRLIALARILVGGFRGGLAYINLVANMMMAAIIGSAASQIAIMSRAMVPAMEEEGYDTPYSAAITAAGGLLSPIIPPSMLFVLFGVMAQVPIAEMFIAGLLPGLLLGASFFIVIALVGLVQQYPKGQWPSRQQALHDALWGLPALLIPVIIIGGILWGIATPTESAALASLAALIMGRFVYGGLALDQMPQVLKRTAINAGLVIILIAAAGVFGWVVVYERLPQMAAAWIAALTHDPFVFLLLVIGALLLVGMVIDGIAALILVVPILMPIAENQFAISPYQFGVVVCLTLVMGLLTPPVGAGLFIASSMTGAPPLKIFRALLPFLLATLVTLVLLAWLPWLTNGLINR, translated from the coding sequence ATGACGCTTGGAGTGTTTTTACTGTTACTCCTCGGCGCCGTGCCGATTGCCTTGGTGCTGGCGCTGACGGCCATGGTGTATATCTATGTGTCGGGCAACACGGTGCTGTTCGACTCCTATCCGCAGCAATTATTTAGCGCCATCGACAGCTACGGTCTGCTGGCGATCCCGCTGTTTATGTTGGCAGGGGAGTTGATGAACGAAGGCGGACTCACCAAACGCTTGATTGCCCTGGCGCGTATCTTGGTGGGCGGCTTCCGGGGCGGTCTTGCTTACATTAACCTAGTAGCCAACATGATGATGGCGGCGATTATTGGTTCTGCCGCTTCGCAAATCGCCATTATGTCCCGCGCCATGGTGCCCGCCATGGAGGAAGAAGGCTACGACACCCCTTACAGTGCCGCGATTACCGCGGCGGGCGGTTTGCTGTCGCCGATTATCCCGCCCTCAATGCTATTTGTGCTGTTCGGCGTGATGGCCCAGGTGCCCATCGCCGAGATGTTTATTGCCGGATTGCTTCCTGGGTTATTGCTGGGCGCGAGTTTCTTTATTGTGATTGCGCTGGTAGGGCTTGTGCAGCAATACCCCAAAGGGCAGTGGCCCAGTCGCCAACAGGCCTTACACGACGCACTTTGGGGGCTGCCCGCGCTGTTGATTCCGGTGATTATCATCGGCGGTATTTTATGGGGGATTGCTACCCCCACCGAGTCAGCGGCGCTGGCCTCCTTGGCGGCGTTAATCATGGGGCGTTTCGTGTACGGCGGCCTGGCTCTTGACCAAATGCCCCAGGTGCTAAAGCGTACGGCGATTAACGCGGGACTGGTGATTATACTGATTGCAGCGGCGGGGGTGTTTGGCTGGGTGGTGGTTTATGAACGACTGCCGCAGATGGCCGCTGCATGGATTGCGGCCCTAACCCACGACCCGTTTGTCTTTTTGCTATTAGTTATCGGTGCACTGCTGTTGGTGGGAATGGTGATTGACGGTATCGCCGCGTTGATTCTAGTGGTGCCCATTCTAATGCCCATTGCAGAAAACCAGTTCGCTATCAGCCCTTATCAATTTGGCGTTGTGGTCTGCTTAACGCTGGTGATGGGGCTGTTAACCCCGCCCGTTGGGGCGGGGCTGTTTATTGCCTCTTCGATGACTGGCGCGCCGCCACTAAAAATCTTCCGCGCACTGCTGCCGTTTTTGCTGGCGACATTAGTAACGCTGGTGCTGTTGGCGTGGCTGCCGTGGCTAACCAACGGGTTAATTAACCGTTAA
- a CDS encoding TRAP transporter small permease: MLQRLSSGLARCEETAAAALAAAVTCLILVNIAFRVLGNPLYWISELSIYAMIWMTFLIAGAVFKRRQGVAVTLLSDLLPRNGRKLVGLWVDVMVLVFAVLLVWLCWRWYQPLALAQAGFDIGAFQGQTFNFIYAENTSTLGVKKFWAWLIVPWFALSLSLHGLANLAQSITQWRNPAEEPSAETLL, translated from the coding sequence ATGCTGCAACGCCTTTCCTCGGGGCTTGCCCGCTGTGAAGAGACCGCCGCCGCCGCCCTAGCCGCGGCGGTAACGTGTTTAATCCTGGTCAATATCGCCTTTCGTGTGCTGGGTAACCCGCTTTATTGGATAAGCGAGTTATCCATTTATGCGATGATCTGGATGACCTTCTTGATTGCAGGGGCGGTGTTTAAGCGCCGCCAGGGAGTTGCGGTAACGCTATTAAGCGACTTGTTGCCGCGCAATGGGCGTAAACTGGTCGGCCTCTGGGTGGATGTGATGGTGCTGGTGTTTGCCGTGCTGCTGGTTTGGCTATGCTGGCGCTGGTACCAGCCCTTGGCGCTTGCCCAAGCGGGGTTTGATATCGGTGCGTTTCAGGGGCAAACGTTCAACTTCATCTATGCCGAAAATACGTCGACGCTAGGCGTGAAAAAATTCTGGGCATGGCTGATTGTGCCGTGGTTTGCGCTGTCGCTTAGCCTGCATGGATTGGCTAATCTTGCCCAGTCGATTACCCAGTGGCGTAACCCTGCCGAAGAACCTTCCGCCGAGACATTGCTATGA
- a CDS encoding TRAP transporter substrate-binding protein, with the protein MNHCKRLTLAITATALAVTSFNAQARDFRLGLITPAQHLWSTEAEAFAETLNERSDGEHSVSVFPAQQLGNEAQMVQQLQSGALDMAFLTIAEISNRIPDFGALYAPYLVDDVNHAARLLRSDTAGELLDLMPEGVGLVGVGYGMVGMRQVLSRDPIESVDDLEGQRLRITPFEPIRDFYTATGAAPAPMPLLEVYDALANGQVDAIDMDFDSILILKFYEQAENLLISNHMMFPMVGVVSGRVWRELSEEDRELIDTAMAEHLENVLVGFEEKDAAQEEEIRELDINIVEADAEFFSDAIAEWEDIWAPKAPMLETLREEADRLRE; encoded by the coding sequence ATGAATCACTGCAAACGGTTGACCCTTGCGATTACCGCCACCGCGCTGGCGGTAACATCGTTCAATGCCCAGGCGCGTGATTTTCGTTTAGGGCTGATTACCCCCGCCCAGCACCTGTGGTCGACCGAAGCAGAAGCCTTTGCCGAAACACTTAATGAACGCTCCGACGGCGAGCATAGCGTGTCGGTTTTTCCTGCCCAGCAGTTGGGTAATGAAGCGCAGATGGTCCAGCAGTTGCAAAGCGGCGCGTTGGACATGGCCTTTCTGACCATCGCCGAAATCTCCAACCGGATTCCCGATTTCGGCGCGCTTTATGCGCCTTACCTGGTCGATGATGTCAATCATGCCGCTCGGTTGTTGCGTTCAGACACCGCCGGGGAATTGCTTGACCTAATGCCGGAAGGTGTCGGCTTGGTGGGCGTGGGCTACGGTATGGTCGGCATGCGTCAGGTGCTCAGCCGCGATCCCATCGAGAGCGTTGACGATCTGGAAGGCCAGCGTTTGCGGATTACGCCGTTTGAGCCAATTCGTGATTTCTATACCGCCACCGGAGCGGCGCCGGCGCCGATGCCGCTGCTCGAAGTCTACGATGCCCTGGCCAACGGTCAGGTGGATGCCATCGATATGGACTTCGACTCCATCCTGATTCTCAAATTCTACGAGCAGGCCGAAAACCTGTTGATTTCCAACCACATGATGTTCCCCATGGTGGGTGTGGTATCCGGGCGCGTATGGCGGGAGCTATCCGAAGAAGATCGTGAGTTGATCGATACCGCCATGGCCGAGCACTTGGAAAATGTGCTGGTGGGGTTTGAAGAGAAGGATGCCGCTCAGGAAGAAGAGATTCGCGAGCTGGATATCAATATTGTTGAGGCGGACGCTGAGTTTTTCTCCGACGCGATTGCTGAATGGGAAGATATCTGGGCGCCCAAAGCACCGATGCTTGAAACCCTGCGCGAAGAAGCCGACCGCCTGCGTGAGTAA
- a CDS encoding DUF3581 family protein, which translates to MFKEFYTQRGEYVVISAEQASRFAKGVAGDYNPIHNPDARRFCVPGDLLFALVLAKFGLSRHMEFRFTNMVGADTPLVFSEADNGELQVCDEGGKCYLQVTRRGEWTYDASVIEAFARCYVAFSGKNFPHYLKPLMEEHGVMFNPKRPLVIYDSMGFSLERLDAVSPGLTLSHSSLDVQGKRADALLEFAIESAGEPVGTGSKKLVVSGLCSYDADEMAAIVDEFYRLKAAYLASVN; encoded by the coding sequence ATGTTTAAGGAATTTTACACGCAGCGCGGAGAGTATGTGGTTATCTCCGCCGAACAGGCCAGCCGCTTCGCCAAAGGCGTCGCGGGTGACTACAACCCGATTCATAACCCTGATGCGCGGCGTTTTTGTGTGCCAGGAGATCTCCTCTTTGCACTGGTGTTGGCAAAATTTGGTCTTTCCCGGCATATGGAGTTTCGTTTCACCAACATGGTGGGCGCCGATACGCCACTGGTGTTTAGCGAAGCGGATAATGGCGAGCTACAGGTATGCGATGAAGGTGGTAAATGCTATTTGCAGGTTACGCGGCGGGGTGAGTGGACCTACGATGCCTCGGTGATAGAAGCCTTTGCCCGCTGTTATGTGGCGTTTTCGGGCAAGAACTTTCCTCACTACCTCAAGCCGCTGATGGAAGAGCACGGGGTGATGTTCAACCCTAAGCGCCCGCTGGTCATTTACGACAGTATGGGATTCTCGCTTGAGCGACTAGACGCTGTATCGCCGGGGTTAACGCTTAGCCACTCGTCATTGGATGTACAAGGCAAACGCGCCGATGCGCTACTTGAATTTGCCATTGAGTCAGCGGGTGAGCCAGTCGGGACAGGCTCTAAAAAACTGGTGGTCAGCGGGCTATGCTCCTACGACGCAGATGAGATGGCGGCGATTGTGGATGAGTTTTATCGACTTAAAGCTGCCTATCTGGCGTCTGTTAACTAA
- a CDS encoding trimeric intracellular cation channel family protein: MSGIVYWLDMTGVIVFALSGVILACRSRMDPFGMLVLAAVTGIGGGTLRDLVLGVRPVFWVADPTYLWVIFATVGVALVGFHYIHRLSRGFLPIADAFGLALFTVIGAHKALLLGTSGVVAVLMGMITGVAGGMIRDVLAQRVPMVLREEIYATAAMAGGIVYVALHALQAPLTLAIAASLTVTLGLRIAAIHWQLALPVFAWVTLPPKTSDDAAAPLSTPQKAKERVRMIRHERKRR, translated from the coding sequence GTGTCGGGTATTGTGTACTGGTTGGATATGACGGGAGTGATCGTCTTTGCGCTGTCGGGGGTTATCTTGGCATGCCGTTCGCGTATGGACCCGTTTGGCATGCTGGTGTTGGCTGCCGTTACAGGGATTGGTGGAGGCACGCTGCGCGATTTGGTGTTGGGGGTTCGGCCGGTATTTTGGGTGGCCGACCCAACGTACCTGTGGGTGATTTTTGCCACCGTGGGTGTCGCGCTGGTGGGATTTCACTATATCCACAGGCTTTCACGGGGCTTTTTGCCGATTGCCGATGCGTTTGGCTTGGCGTTATTTACCGTGATTGGCGCCCATAAAGCGCTGCTTTTGGGCACATCCGGCGTTGTGGCGGTGCTAATGGGCATGATCACCGGTGTAGCTGGTGGCATGATCCGCGATGTACTGGCCCAGCGAGTTCCCATGGTGCTGCGCGAAGAAATTTACGCCACGGCGGCCATGGCCGGGGGGATCGTCTACGTGGCGCTACATGCCTTGCAAGCGCCGCTCACCTTGGCGATTGCCGCCTCGTTAACGGTGACGCTAGGGTTGCGAATTGCGGCGATTCATTGGCAGCTTGCGTTGCCGGTGTTTGCCTGGGTGACGCTACCCCCGAAAACCTCCGATGATGCGGCCGCGCCACTTTCGACGCCGCAAAAAGCCAAAGAGCGGGTCAGGATGATTCGCCATGAGCGCAAGCGGCGCTAA